The following coding sequences are from one Manis pentadactyla isolate mManPen7 chromosome 13, mManPen7.hap1, whole genome shotgun sequence window:
- the LOC130680211 gene encoding olfactory receptor 2M3-like, with protein sequence MAWENQTFTSNFILLGIFDYSPTHIFLFSLVLGIFSVAFMGNTAMILLIYLDTHLHSPMYFLLSQLSLTDLMLICTTVPKMAFSYLSGSKSISVAGCATQIFFYTTLLSCECFLLAVMAYDSFIAVCHILRYPSLMSPKICGLMAASSWILGSTDGVIDAAATFSFSYCGSREIAHFFCDFPSLLIMSCNDTSIFEEVLFYCCILMIVFPVAIIIASYARVFLVVIRMGSGEGRRKALITCSSHLMVVGMYYGTALFIYIQPTSDRSPTQNKMASLFYTILTPVLNPLIYSLRNKEVARAVRTVLGRGKSGERAPWWSRSFDVY encoded by the coding sequence ATGGCATGGGAGAATCAGACCTTCACCTCCAACTTCATCCTGCTGGGCATCTTCGATTACAGCCCCACCCACATCTTCCTCTTCTCGCTGGTCCTGGGCATCTTCTCAGTGGCCTTCATGGGAAACACTGCCATGATTCTCCTCATCTACCTGGACACACACCTCCACAGCCCCATGTACTTCCTCCTCAGCCAGCTGTCCCTCACGGACCTCATGCTCATCTGCACCACTGTCCCCAAGATGGCCTTCAGCTACTTGTCAGGCAGCAAGTCCATCTCTGTGGCAGGTTGTGCCACACAAATTTTCTTCTATACCACACTCCTTAGTTGTGAATGCTTCCTATTGGCAGTCATGGCTTACGACAGCTTTATTGCCGTTTGCCACATTCTAAGATACCCCAGTCTCATGAGCCCCAAAATTTGTGGACTGATGGCTGCCTCTTCCTGGATCCTAGGGTCTACAGATGGTGTAATTGATGCAGCAgctacattttctttctcctactgTGGGTCCAGGGAGATAGCCCACTTCTTCTGTGATTTCCCTTCCCTGCTAATCATGTCATGTAATGACACATCAATATTTGAAGAAGTTCTATTCTACTGCTGCATCCTAATGATTGTTTTCCCTGTAGCCATCATAATTGCTTCCTATGCTCGTGTTTTCCTGGTCGTCATTCGCATGGGATCTGGGGAGGGCCGCCGCAAGGCTCTCatcacctgctcctcccacctcatggtggtgggaatgtactaTGGGACAGCTTTGTTCATATATATACAGCCCACTTCGGATCGCTCACCCACACAGAATAAGATGGCATCTCTCTTCTACACCATCCTCACCCCCGTGCTGAATCCCCTCATCTACAGCCTCCGCAACAAGGAAGTGGCCAGGGCGGTCAGGACGGTGCTGGGGAGGGGCAAGTCTGGAGAGCGAGCCCCCTGGTGGTCCCGAAGCTTTGATGTCTATTAA